From Candidatus Manganitrophus morganii, the proteins below share one genomic window:
- the mraZ gene encoding division/cell wall cluster transcriptional repressor MraZ, which produces MFLGKYQHTIDAKGRLSIPVKFREFLNAYSNGTVIITTDLDRCLAAYPLQEWNVMTEKAKKLPTMDKGVKNFLRFFYSRATECPLDKQGRILLSPPLREYAQVNGDVLVVGIENRFEIWSPQKWQENEALVTENSERIQEALASLGM; this is translated from the coding sequence GTGTTCCTGGGGAAATACCAGCATACGATTGACGCGAAAGGGCGATTGAGTATCCCGGTAAAGTTTAGGGAGTTTTTGAACGCCTACTCCAACGGCACCGTCATCATCACCACCGATCTCGATCGGTGCCTGGCGGCATATCCGCTTCAAGAGTGGAACGTAATGACCGAGAAGGCGAAAAAGCTGCCGACCATGGACAAAGGGGTCAAGAATTTTTTAAGATTTTTTTATTCCCGCGCGACCGAATGTCCGCTCGACAAACAAGGGCGGATCCTTCTTTCTCCGCCGCTCCGGGAATATGCGCAGGTCAACGGCGACGTCCTTGTCGTCGGAATTGAAAATCGATTCGAGATTTGGAGCCCGCAAAAATGGCAGGAGAATGAGGCGCTCGTGACCGAAAACAGCGAGCGAATTCAGGAGGCGTTGGCCAGCTTGGGGATGTGA
- a CDS encoding UDP-N-acetylmuramoyl-L-alanyl-D-glutamate--2,6-diaminopimelate ligase gives MKLNDWLTLFSTVAVSGKTDLEIGSIASDSRNVAPGGLFVAVAGSKQDGRRFISEAIEHGATVVVAEGPVTTPASTLNATSRKEDRPITYIQVSDARQALAHLSSYFYGNPTDGLHLIGVTGTNGKTTTTFLIQALLRTAGFNTGLIGTVRFDLGNAVRPATHTTPGPMELQALFAEMRGAGATHAVMEVSSHALDQGRVEGCWFDTAIFTNLTQDHLDYHGTIEAYFAAKRKLFDQAGTTLVNLDDPWGRRIREEIPGRCWGYGISERGQFYPKSMEIGPGGIRMTVASPMGEMEIRSPLVGRYNVYNLLAAIGAGAALELSKESIIAGVAVMAGVPGRFEKIDAGQPFLVIVDYAHTEDALDRLLQAVSDLQPRRIITVFGCGGDRDRGKRPKMGAVSARHSDVTVLTSDNPRSEPPMAIIQEIEAGLRSADSSVEYQVIPDRREAIERAVRLAAEGDAVVIAGKGHEDYQIIGSERLRIDDREVARTALTARVGRE, from the coding sequence TTGAAGCTGAATGACTGGTTGACCCTTTTTTCGACCGTGGCGGTCTCCGGGAAAACCGATCTGGAGATCGGGTCGATCGCGTCCGATTCAAGGAATGTCGCGCCGGGGGGGCTTTTCGTCGCTGTGGCCGGGTCAAAGCAGGACGGCCGCCGGTTTATTTCGGAAGCGATTGAGCACGGTGCGACCGTCGTTGTCGCGGAGGGGCCGGTGACTACCCCGGCGAGCACCCTTAACGCGACATCTCGGAAGGAAGATCGCCCGATCACTTATATTCAGGTGTCCGATGCCCGGCAAGCGCTCGCTCATCTTTCCTCTTATTTTTATGGGAATCCGACCGATGGTCTTCATCTTATCGGGGTGACCGGCACCAATGGAAAGACGACGACGACTTTCCTGATCCAGGCGCTTTTGAGAACGGCCGGTTTCAACACGGGACTGATCGGAACGGTCCGGTTCGACTTGGGGAATGCCGTCCGGCCGGCAACGCATACCACCCCCGGGCCGATGGAGCTACAGGCGCTTTTTGCGGAGATGAGAGGGGCCGGCGCGACCCATGCGGTCATGGAAGTTTCCTCTCACGCGCTCGACCAAGGACGGGTGGAGGGATGTTGGTTCGACACGGCGATCTTTACGAACCTGACCCAGGACCACCTCGATTACCACGGAACGATCGAGGCCTATTTCGCTGCGAAGCGAAAGCTCTTCGATCAAGCCGGGACGACGCTGGTGAACCTCGATGATCCTTGGGGAAGGAGAATCCGGGAAGAGATCCCGGGCCGGTGTTGGGGCTACGGGATCTCCGAGCGAGGCCAATTCTATCCGAAGTCGATGGAGATCGGTCCGGGGGGAATCAGGATGACGGTGGCAAGCCCGATGGGAGAAATGGAAATCCGATCTCCTCTCGTCGGGCGCTATAACGTCTATAACCTGTTGGCGGCGATCGGGGCGGGGGCGGCGTTGGAATTGTCAAAAGAGTCGATCATCGCCGGTGTGGCGGTGATGGCCGGGGTGCCGGGGCGGTTCGAGAAAATCGACGCCGGCCAGCCGTTTCTGGTCATTGTCGATTATGCGCACACCGAAGATGCGCTCGATCGACTGCTCCAGGCGGTGTCGGACCTGCAGCCCCGCCGGATCATCACTGTTTTCGGCTGCGGCGGCGACCGCGATCGGGGAAAGCGGCCGAAGATGGGGGCGGTTTCGGCCCGCCACAGCGATGTGACGGTGCTGACCTCCGACAATCCGAGGAGCGAGCCGCCGATGGCGATCATTCAAGAAATCGAGGCCGGGCTTCGATCGGCCGACTCCTCTGTGGAGTATCAGGTTATTCCCGATCGGCGCGAGGCGATCGAGCGGGCTGTCCGTCTCGCCGCCGAGGGGGACGCGGTCGTGATCGCCGGAAAGGGCCACGAAGATTATCAGATCATCGGGAGTGAGCGCCTTCGTATTGACGATCGAGAAGTCGCCCGGACCGCGCTGACCGCCAGGGTGGGACGAGAATGA
- the ftsW gene encoding putative lipid II flippase FtsW, with protein sequence MRRRRTPGDRLLLMIALFLGVVGLVMIYSASGILAGKNYQDSAFFLKRQFLWMGIAFFSFLIVSRIPLDHLRDWVAPMTIVVFALLIAVLLPGIGSEVNGSRRWIRLGPAAFQPSEAAKLFTVIYLSHYVVKKGDRIRDFLEGLAPALVVIGLQVALILVEPDLGMTVTILALATLLLFLGGVSFKHLASLGLLMIPLVLYWIFKTPYRRERVMSYLNPWSDPSASGFQMIQSYLALGSGGIFGNGLGEGRQKLFFLPEPHTDFIFALIGEELGLIGTLSLLLLYVFLLWKGTRIAWSVEDPFHRMLAMGTTLMMTLPALMNMGVVTGLLPTKGLALPFVSYGGSSLLMNWVAMGLLYNVSRSAAPYRARTGARGLAAEGGRA encoded by the coding sequence GTGCGGAGGCGCCGCACCCCCGGCGACCGCCTTCTGCTGATGATTGCCCTTTTCTTAGGCGTTGTTGGGTTGGTGATGATCTACAGCGCCAGCGGTATTCTGGCGGGGAAAAACTATCAAGACTCCGCCTTTTTCCTGAAGAGACAATTCCTTTGGATGGGGATTGCCTTTTTTTCTTTCTTAATCGTTTCACGCATCCCGCTCGATCATCTACGGGATTGGGTCGCTCCGATGACCATTGTTGTTTTCGCCTTGCTGATTGCGGTGCTTCTCCCCGGGATCGGGTCTGAAGTCAACGGCTCCCGCAGATGGATCCGGCTGGGGCCGGCCGCTTTTCAGCCTTCCGAGGCGGCCAAGCTCTTCACCGTCATTTATCTGAGTCACTATGTGGTCAAGAAGGGGGATCGGATTCGCGATTTCTTAGAGGGGCTGGCGCCGGCGCTGGTCGTCATCGGTCTACAGGTTGCCTTGATTTTGGTGGAGCCCGATCTCGGAATGACCGTGACGATCCTCGCTCTCGCGACGCTCCTCCTCTTTCTAGGCGGGGTGTCGTTCAAACACCTGGCGTCGCTGGGGCTGCTGATGATTCCACTGGTCCTCTACTGGATTTTCAAGACCCCTTATCGGCGGGAGCGGGTGATGTCGTATCTGAATCCCTGGAGCGATCCGTCGGCGAGCGGCTTCCAGATGATCCAATCGTACCTCGCGTTGGGAAGCGGCGGGATCTTCGGGAACGGATTGGGGGAGGGGCGGCAGAAGCTCTTCTTTCTTCCCGAACCGCACACCGATTTTATCTTCGCCCTGATCGGGGAGGAGCTGGGGTTGATCGGAACCCTCTCGCTTCTCCTTCTCTATGTCTTTCTTTTGTGGAAAGGAACCCGGATCGCCTGGTCGGTCGAAGATCCCTTCCACCGGATGCTGGCGATGGGAACAACCCTGATGATGACCCTGCCGGCGCTGATGAACATGGGGGTGGTGACCGGGCTTCTCCCGACCAAGGGATTGGCCCTTCCCTTCGTGAGTTATGGCGGTTCTTCTCTTTTAATGAACTGGGTGGCGATGGGGCTCCTCTACAATGTTTCGCGGAGCGCCGCCCCTTATCGGGCGAGGACCGGCGCGAGAGGACTTGCAGCGGAAGGGGGACGGGCATGA
- the thiS gene encoding sulfur carrier protein ThiS, protein MMRVKINGKQEEVQETTLSDLLKAKNIEPRMVTVELNAKMVDRSSLDQTRIREGDEIEFLFFMGGGSETKLL, encoded by the coding sequence ATGATGCGCGTTAAAATCAATGGAAAACAAGAAGAAGTTCAAGAGACAACGCTTTCAGATCTGCTCAAGGCAAAGAATATCGAGCCCCGAATGGTCACCGTTGAATTGAACGCCAAAATGGTCGATCGATCCAGCCTGGATCAAACCCGCATCCGCGAGGGAGATGAGATCGAATTCCTCTTTTTCATGGGGGGCGGATCCGAGACAAAATTGCTTTAA
- the murD gene encoding UDP-N-acetylmuramoyl-L-alanine--D-glutamate ligase: MTRNGVALKESFKGKRVTVVGMGASGMAAASLLVREGADVLVVDDRQKAVPSSLSSLSQGGREAGSLHFRLGGRREEDLLSSELVVLSPGVPLKTLPLKELQARRVPVIGEIELASTFLSALSAPIIAITGTNGKSTTTTLVGEILKGWGWKVFVGGNLGTPLSEAVAGTWDFIVAELSSFQLETIQTFRPRIAALLNVTPDHLDRYPDFQSYQAAKWRLFENQSEGDYAVLNQDDPATMPPTLSGSAVSFSRLVIPKRGVYLHWREGEIVSNLWGEPDPVIRVESLKIKGSHNIENAMAAIAVTLLCGCSPEGIRQALMNFKGLPHRMELVREVRGVKYINDSKGTNVGAVIKSIEGLTVPVILIAGGKDKESDFTPMRELMLKKVKRLILLGEAQEKIARCFSDHPAVERAGSMEQAVERAAASAAAGEIVLLSPGCASFDMFRDYRHRGEVFRQAVEGLPS; encoded by the coding sequence ATGACGCGTAACGGGGTTGCATTGAAGGAGTCATTTAAAGGAAAGCGGGTCACAGTCGTCGGGATGGGAGCCAGCGGAATGGCCGCCGCCTCTCTTTTGGTCCGCGAGGGGGCCGACGTGCTCGTCGTCGACGATCGTCAAAAAGCGGTCCCGTCTTCTCTCTCCTCTCTCTCCCAGGGAGGCCGGGAGGCCGGCTCTCTCCACTTCCGCCTCGGCGGCCGACGCGAGGAAGATCTCCTCTCCTCCGAGTTGGTTGTTCTGAGCCCCGGGGTTCCATTGAAAACCCTCCCGTTAAAGGAACTCCAGGCGCGCCGCGTCCCGGTCATCGGGGAGATTGAGCTTGCCTCGACCTTCCTTTCGGCCCTCTCGGCGCCGATCATTGCGATCACCGGGACGAACGGAAAGAGCACCACCACCACCCTCGTCGGAGAGATCCTCAAGGGATGGGGGTGGAAGGTTTTCGTCGGCGGGAATCTGGGAACGCCGCTGTCGGAGGCGGTCGCCGGAACGTGGGATTTCATCGTGGCGGAGTTGAGCTCTTTTCAGTTGGAGACGATCCAAACCTTCCGGCCCCGGATCGCCGCCCTGTTGAACGTCACCCCCGATCACCTCGACCGTTATCCCGACTTTCAGTCGTACCAGGCGGCGAAGTGGCGGCTCTTCGAGAATCAATCGGAGGGGGATTATGCGGTCCTCAATCAAGATGATCCGGCCACGATGCCGCCGACGTTGAGCGGTTCGGCGGTCTCTTTCAGCCGGCTGGTGATCCCGAAGCGGGGGGTCTATCTTCATTGGCGGGAGGGGGAGATCGTCTCCAACCTCTGGGGAGAGCCCGATCCGGTGATTCGGGTGGAGTCCCTGAAGATCAAAGGGTCTCACAATATCGAGAACGCCATGGCCGCCATTGCCGTCACCCTTCTCTGCGGTTGCTCCCCCGAGGGGATTCGACAGGCGCTGATGAATTTTAAGGGACTTCCGCATCGAATGGAACTGGTCCGGGAGGTGCGCGGGGTCAAATACATCAATGATTCGAAGGGGACGAACGTCGGGGCGGTGATCAAATCGATCGAGGGATTGACCGTTCCGGTGATCCTGATCGCCGGGGGGAAGGACAAGGAGAGCGACTTCACCCCGATGCGGGAGTTGATGTTAAAGAAGGTGAAGCGGCTGATCTTGCTGGGAGAGGCGCAGGAGAAGATCGCCCGCTGTTTTTCGGATCATCCCGCGGTGGAACGGGCCGGGTCGATGGAGCAGGCGGTCGAGCGGGCCGCCGCCTCCGCGGCGGCGGGCGAAATCGTCCTTCTCTCCCCCGGCTGCGCGAGTTTTGACATGTTCCGGGACTATCGGCATCGGGGCGAGGTCTTCAGGCAAGCGGTGGAGGGACTGCCGTCGTGA
- a CDS encoding cell division protein FtsL: MNEWFRQLESRIAFFILGGAILFFVFLSLWQRNQMIHLGYEIEQLHQQKAELRRIHQTLLVEAESLSAIERVEQIAARQLKMSPILPEQRVYIRQAKDGREAPEGKGGRAQ, translated from the coding sequence ATGAACGAGTGGTTTCGCCAATTGGAGTCACGGATTGCCTTCTTCATTCTGGGAGGGGCGATTCTCTTTTTTGTTTTTCTCTCCCTCTGGCAGCGCAACCAGATGATCCATCTTGGCTATGAGATCGAGCAGCTCCACCAGCAGAAGGCGGAGTTGCGCCGTATTCATCAAACCCTCTTGGTCGAGGCGGAGAGCTTAAGTGCGATCGAACGGGTTGAGCAAATTGCCGCGCGTCAGTTGAAAATGTCTCCGATCCTTCCTGAACAGCGCGTCTATATCCGGCAAGCAAAAGACGGAAGGGAAGCCCCGGAAGGGAAGGGAGGAAGAGCGCAATGA
- the rsmH gene encoding 16S rRNA (cytosine(1402)-N(4))-methyltransferase RsmH — protein MLAAMVEPSFSEREDEGGRIHQPVLVEEVLIALDCKPNGRKRYLDCTVGLGGHTEAILAATNPEGRVVGLDRDEEALALAEKRLHPYRDRIILRKGSFNELSSIAAELNLKEVDGLLFDLGISSLQLDRPERGFSFQKPGPLDMRMSQTEKETAADWVNRATEHELVEIIRTYGEERWAKRIASSIIRFRSESGPITRTEELEGAIWRAYPAKERHGRIHPATRTFQAFRMVVNQEMAQLEAGLETAVSLLAVGGRLVVISFHSLEDRLVKQTFKKWAMQEPRRFVNLYKKPIQAGPEEIARNPRARSAKLRALERAA, from the coding sequence GTGCTCGCAGCAATGGTCGAACCGAGTTTCTCGGAAAGAGAAGATGAAGGGGGGCGGATCCACCAGCCTGTTCTCGTCGAAGAGGTTCTCATCGCCTTGGACTGCAAACCAAACGGAAGAAAACGCTATCTCGATTGCACCGTTGGATTGGGAGGTCATACGGAGGCGATCCTTGCCGCGACAAATCCCGAAGGACGGGTCGTCGGACTCGATCGGGATGAGGAGGCGCTTGCCTTGGCGGAAAAACGGCTTCATCCTTACCGCGATCGGATCATTCTTCGTAAAGGTTCTTTCAATGAACTCTCGAGCATTGCGGCGGAACTCAATCTGAAGGAGGTCGATGGTCTTCTTTTCGACCTCGGGATCTCTTCTCTCCAATTGGATCGGCCGGAGCGAGGATTCTCATTTCAGAAACCGGGTCCCCTCGATATGCGGATGAGCCAAACGGAAAAAGAAACGGCGGCCGATTGGGTCAATCGCGCCACCGAACACGAACTGGTCGAGATTATCCGGACGTATGGAGAGGAGCGATGGGCCAAGCGGATCGCCTCCTCGATCATCCGTTTTCGATCGGAGAGCGGACCGATCACCCGAACGGAAGAGCTGGAGGGGGCGATTTGGCGGGCGTATCCTGCAAAAGAGCGCCACGGCCGAATCCACCCGGCGACGAGGACCTTTCAGGCGTTCCGGATGGTCGTCAATCAAGAGATGGCGCAACTGGAAGCCGGCTTGGAAACGGCCGTCTCTCTGCTGGCGGTAGGAGGGCGGCTGGTCGTCATTTCATTCCATTCCCTGGAGGATCGGCTCGTCAAGCAGACGTTCAAGAAATGGGCGATGCAGGAGCCGCGCCGTTTCGTGAATCTTTACAAGAAGCCGATCCAGGCGGGACCAGAGGAGATTGCGCGGAATCCGAGGGCGCGAAGCGCCAAACTCCGCGCCCTTGAGAGGGCCGCATGA
- the murF gene encoding UDP-N-acetylmuramoyl-tripeptide--D-alanyl-D-alanine ligase has product MWSVEEITIGSGGERRGNASVEVTGVSIDTRTLRPGDLFVAVKGPRFDGHDFVAQALEQGASGAIVSRPEFQAREVAWRPLLDRHFLTLVDDPLTALQALATWHRMRFDVPLIGVTGSNGKTTTKEMIAAILSRRGPVLKTEGNLNNHLGLPLSLLRLDASHRAAVLEIGISLKGEMRRLCEIARPTVGLITNIGPAHLEFLGSIEGVAEEKGSLFEAVRPDGTAIINLNDPHLAPWENRLSNSLGNKAPTRKWTFALDAPADVTATEIRPEGAEIGFLLTLRRTGEAGRIHLATSGRHQVANALGAAAVACALGYRLEEIREGLAAFRPVALRAEVLEVEGKTILLDAYNANPASMKAAIEMLAAFPRRVGGSSRKIALLGDMLELGTFSEAAHRGIGEAAAQNGIDLLIAVGRWAGAMAEGASQAGMAGEKISAHADLPSLQKVFLSSVRKGDVLLIKGSRGMRMETVLAWLGVERSDRGKRAETLPQERGKG; this is encoded by the coding sequence GTGTGGAGCGTTGAGGAAATTACGATTGGAAGCGGCGGCGAGCGGCGGGGGAACGCCTCGGTGGAGGTGACCGGCGTCTCAATCGATACCCGCACGCTCCGTCCGGGCGACCTTTTTGTTGCCGTCAAAGGGCCGCGGTTCGACGGACATGACTTTGTGGCGCAGGCGTTGGAGCAGGGGGCCTCGGGCGCCATTGTTTCACGCCCCGAATTTCAGGCTCGGGAAGTGGCTTGGCGGCCGCTTCTCGATCGCCATTTTTTGACCCTGGTAGATGATCCCCTTACGGCGCTTCAGGCGTTGGCGACCTGGCACCGGATGCGATTCGACGTTCCGTTGATCGGGGTGACGGGGAGCAACGGGAAGACGACGACGAAAGAGATGATTGCCGCCATCCTCTCCCGGAGAGGGCCGGTCTTAAAGACGGAAGGGAATCTCAACAATCACCTCGGTCTTCCCCTTTCCCTTCTTCGTCTCGACGCAAGCCATCGGGCGGCGGTCCTGGAGATCGGAATCAGCCTCAAGGGGGAGATGCGGCGCCTCTGCGAGATCGCTCGGCCGACCGTCGGTTTGATTACCAACATCGGCCCGGCCCACCTGGAGTTCCTGGGAAGCATCGAAGGGGTGGCCGAGGAGAAGGGATCGTTGTTCGAAGCGGTTCGTCCCGACGGCACAGCGATCATCAACCTCAACGATCCGCATCTGGCTCCCTGGGAGAATCGGCTCTCTAATAGCCTGGGGAATAAAGCGCCCACCCGGAAATGGACCTTTGCGCTCGATGCGCCGGCCGATGTGACGGCGACCGAGATCCGGCCCGAGGGGGCGGAAATCGGTTTTCTCCTGACGCTTCGCCGGACCGGGGAGGCGGGGAGAATTCATCTGGCGACCTCGGGGCGGCATCAGGTGGCGAACGCGCTCGGCGCGGCCGCGGTCGCCTGCGCGTTGGGGTACCGGCTGGAGGAGATTCGCGAGGGGCTCGCCGCCTTTCGGCCGGTGGCGCTCCGGGCGGAGGTGCTGGAGGTGGAGGGAAAAACGATCCTCCTTGATGCTTATAATGCCAATCCGGCCTCGATGAAGGCGGCCATCGAAATGCTCGCCGCCTTTCCGAGGCGGGTGGGGGGTTCCTCCCGGAAGATTGCGCTGCTTGGCGACATGCTCGAGCTGGGAACCTTTTCAGAGGCGGCCCACCGAGGGATCGGAGAGGCGGCGGCACAAAACGGGATCGATCTGTTGATCGCCGTCGGTCGATGGGCCGGGGCGATGGCGGAGGGGGCGAGTCAGGCGGGAATGGCCGGCGAGAAGATTTCGGCGCATGCCGATCTTCCGTCGCTTCAAAAAGTGTTTTTGTCTTCTGTTCGGAAAGGGGATGTGTTGTTGATTAAAGGATCGCGCGGAATGCGGATGGAAACGGTCCTGGCGTGGCTCGGGGTCGAGCGATCGGATCGGGGAAAGCGGGCGGAGACCCTCCCTCAGGAGAGGGGAAAAGGTTAA
- a CDS encoding penicillin-binding protein 2 — MAALFLVSSLLTVGFLLVSVRLVVLQVFQHDEWSKRAEREHEKHVSIEAERGAIYDRSGTVLAMNVEVPSVYAVPGEIRNSAAVSRKLGPILKIDPKNLAKKLDDGKSFVWLARKIDPAKAEEIRRLQLDGIGFVMESQRFYPKRALFGHLLGFAGLDNRGLEGIELKYDTTLRGEKGWLVLERDAHGKSIFPKDLNYIAPSRGKDLYLTVDEVIQHISERELDRVVDQTRAKGGTIIVMDPWSGEILAMAVRPRFNPNTVRTHQPSEWRNRAITDAYEPGSTFKIVTAAAALEEKVVDPNEMIDCEEGSYRIFGTVMNDHDPVGVVPFHQVIAKSSNIGTAKVAQRLGEKRMSDYIRAFGFGERLGIDLLGEMPGLVRDPKQWSKRSLASISIGQEIGVTPLQVITAVSAIANGGWLMTPHLIRQVKEIDLQRVGGEGRVVRESSPQVRRRAVSEGTAQEMVRILEGVVSKSGTGLLAAIPGYSVAGKTGTAQKIDPATGRYSRHAFVSSFVGFAPAEDPAVAILVMIDEPEGEGWGGTVAAPVFSTIGREVLHYLKVPPQPSLNEQVLTASLKARSAPKVRGTASAVKVSDAVASSGLGTRRAPRNVFEAE, encoded by the coding sequence ATGGCTGCATTGTTTCTGGTCTCTTCTCTTTTGACGGTCGGATTCCTTCTCGTTTCGGTTCGCCTCGTCGTGTTGCAGGTGTTCCAGCACGACGAATGGTCGAAGAGGGCCGAACGCGAGCACGAGAAGCATGTTTCGATCGAGGCGGAGCGGGGGGCCATTTACGATCGAAGCGGGACTGTCCTTGCCATGAATGTCGAGGTTCCGTCGGTTTATGCCGTTCCGGGAGAGATCCGGAATTCCGCGGCGGTTTCCCGAAAGCTGGGGCCGATTTTAAAGATCGACCCGAAAAACCTGGCGAAAAAATTGGACGATGGAAAGAGCTTCGTTTGGCTGGCCCGGAAAATCGATCCGGCGAAGGCGGAGGAGATCCGGCGTCTTCAATTGGACGGAATCGGATTCGTCATGGAGAGCCAGCGCTTTTATCCGAAGCGGGCCCTCTTCGGCCATCTCTTGGGATTCGCCGGTCTCGACAACCGCGGCCTGGAGGGGATCGAGCTGAAATATGACACCACCCTTCGGGGAGAAAAGGGATGGCTGGTCTTGGAGAGAGATGCCCACGGAAAATCGATCTTCCCGAAAGATCTGAATTATATCGCCCCCTCTCGCGGCAAAGATCTCTACCTTACGGTTGATGAAGTGATTCAGCATATCAGCGAGCGGGAACTCGACCGGGTGGTCGATCAGACGCGCGCCAAGGGGGGAACGATCATCGTGATGGATCCCTGGAGCGGGGAGATCTTGGCAATGGCGGTCCGGCCGCGCTTCAATCCCAATACGGTCCGAACGCATCAACCCTCCGAGTGGCGCAACCGGGCGATCACCGACGCCTATGAGCCGGGCTCTACCTTTAAAATTGTGACCGCCGCCGCGGCGCTCGAAGAGAAGGTGGTCGATCCGAACGAGATGATCGACTGCGAGGAGGGATCCTATCGAATCTTCGGAACGGTGATGAATGATCACGACCCGGTCGGCGTGGTTCCTTTTCACCAGGTCATCGCGAAGTCGAGCAACATCGGGACGGCGAAGGTGGCGCAGCGTCTCGGCGAGAAACGGATGTCCGACTACATCCGCGCCTTCGGGTTTGGAGAGCGTCTCGGAATCGATCTGCTCGGGGAGATGCCCGGCCTGGTCCGGGACCCGAAGCAGTGGTCAAAGCGCTCTCTCGCTTCGATCTCGATCGGTCAGGAGATCGGCGTCACCCCGCTGCAGGTGATCACCGCGGTCTCTGCCATTGCGAACGGAGGGTGGTTGATGACCCCGCATCTGATCCGGCAGGTCAAGGAGATCGATCTTCAGCGCGTCGGCGGCGAGGGAAGAGTGGTCAGGGAGTCGTCGCCTCAGGTCCGCCGGCGGGCGGTTTCGGAGGGGACGGCCCAGGAGATGGTTCGAATTCTCGAAGGGGTTGTTTCGAAATCAGGAACAGGGCTGCTGGCGGCGATTCCGGGATATTCGGTTGCGGGAAAAACAGGCACGGCGCAAAAGATCGATCCCGCGACGGGCCGCTACTCCCGGCATGCTTTTGTCAGCTCCTTCGTCGGCTTTGCGCCGGCGGAAGATCCGGCCGTGGCGATTCTTGTGATGATCGATGAGCCGGAAGGGGAGGGATGGGGGGGGACGGTCGCCGCGCCGGTTTTTTCCACGATCGGCCGGGAGGTTCTCCACTATCTGAAGGTTCCGCCGCAGCCGTCGCTGAACGAGCAGGTCTTGACCGCTTCACTGAAAGCGCGAAGCGCTCCGAAGGTGCGGGGAACCGCCTCGGCCGTGAAGGTATCCGATGCGGTCGCGTCGAGCGGTCTGGGGACACGTCGCGCGCCGAGGAACGTGTTTGAAGCTGAATGA
- the mraY gene encoding phospho-N-acetylmuramoyl-pentapeptide-transferase — protein MLYHLLYPLHTTYSFFNVFRYITFRTIYAIVTALVISFLIGEVVTEFLRRYQIGQQIRSDGPKSHMSKSGTPTMGGILILIAMVGSTLLWADLTNRYVWLVLTATMGFGAIGFMDDYLKCIRKNTKGLLPRYKFSLQILVALIIALGVYRSAAYSPILSVPFFKNITPDLGALYIPFAILVIVGASNAVNLTDGLDGLVIGPITVTAVAYTIVAYVTGHKTFSEYLLIPYIEGAGELSVFCGAMIGASLGFLWYNAYPASIFMGDVGSLPLGGALGTVAVISKHELLLALVGGIFVMEALSVIFQVASFKSSGKRVFLMAPIHHHFELKGWKEPKIVVRFWIVSIILALLSLSTLKLR, from the coding sequence ATGCTCTATCATCTCCTCTATCCGCTCCATACGACCTATTCGTTCTTTAACGTTTTTCGATACATCACTTTCCGGACGATTTATGCCATCGTGACCGCCTTGGTGATTTCGTTTCTGATCGGGGAGGTGGTCACCGAGTTTCTACGCCGGTATCAAATCGGCCAGCAGATCCGGAGCGACGGGCCGAAATCGCACATGAGCAAATCGGGGACCCCGACGATGGGAGGGATCCTGATCCTCATCGCGATGGTCGGTTCGACGCTTCTCTGGGCCGATCTGACGAATCGATATGTTTGGCTGGTGCTGACTGCAACGATGGGGTTCGGCGCCATCGGGTTTATGGATGACTATCTGAAATGTATTCGAAAAAACACCAAGGGGCTCCTTCCCCGCTACAAATTCAGCTTGCAGATCCTGGTCGCGCTGATTATCGCCCTGGGGGTTTATCGCTCCGCCGCCTACTCCCCGATTCTCTCGGTTCCCTTTTTCAAGAATATCACCCCCGATCTGGGGGCGCTCTACATTCCCTTCGCGATCTTGGTGATCGTCGGGGCCTCGAACGCGGTGAACCTGACCGACGGTTTGGACGGGCTGGTGATCGGGCCGATTACGGTGACGGCGGTCGCGTACACGATTGTCGCCTATGTGACCGGCCACAAGACCTTTTCGGAGTATCTTCTGATTCCATACATCGAGGGGGCGGGGGAGCTGTCGGTCTTCTGCGGCGCGATGATCGGGGCGAGCCTCGGCTTTCTCTGGTACAACGCCTATCCGGCGTCAATTTTTATGGGGGACGTCGGCTCGCTCCCCCTCGGCGGCGCGCTGGGGACGGTGGCGGTGATTTCGAAGCACGAGCTGCTGCTTGCGCTGGTCGGCGGCATCTTTGTCATGGAGGCGCTTTCGGTGATCTTCCAGGTCGCGTCATTCAAATCGAGCGGGAAGCGGGTCTTTCTGATGGCGCCGATTCACCATCACTTCGAGCTGAAGGGGTGGAAGGAGCCGAAGATCGTCGTCCGGTTTTGGATCGTCTCGATCATTTTAGCCTTGTTGAGTTTAAGTACCCTCAAGCTGAGGTAG